The Lachnospiraceae bacterium oral taxon 500 genome window below encodes:
- a CDS encoding DNA translocase FtsK, translated as MKQWLLSGKRIRPSDKDLVFHTAVSIFLPVFILVVALFHAKTISEINWQDFHLPKAGEINVPYLSISCISSGVICLLLVLVIKRYRYDWIKQLYHRQKLARMILENKWYEAKQVKSEGIFKDSSSRTREKISYFPKVYYRMKNGLIQIRVEITLGKYQEQLLHLEKKLESGLYCELTEKELKDSYVEYTLLYDMIANRISIDEVQAKSGKLRLMKNIWWEYDKLPHMLIAGGTGGGKTYFILTLIEALLRTNAKLYILDPKNADLADLGSVMKEVYFQKEDILSCIDRFYEEMVKRSLAMKEMENYKTGENYSYLGLPAHFLIFDEYVAFMEMLGTKENTAVLNKLKQIVMLGRQAGFFLILACQRPDAKYLGDGIRDQFHFRVALGRMSEMGYGMMFGSDVQKDFFSKQIKGRGYVDVGTSVISEFYTPLVPKGHDFLEEIRKLTDGRQDAQKACEA; from the coding sequence ATGAAACAGTGGCTTCTTTCCGGTAAACGGATTCGACCAAGCGATAAGGATTTGGTCTTTCATACAGCCGTATCAATATTCCTGCCGGTTTTTATTCTTGTTGTTGCCCTGTTTCATGCAAAGACAATCTCAGAGATAAACTGGCAGGATTTTCATTTACCAAAAGCAGGTGAAATCAATGTTCCCTATCTTTCCATAAGCTGTATTAGCTCCGGTGTTATCTGCCTGCTGCTTGTTTTGGTGATTAAACGCTATCGCTATGACTGGATAAAACAGCTCTATCATCGTCAGAAATTAGCCAGAATGATACTGGAAAACAAATGGTATGAAGCAAAGCAGGTAAAATCAGAGGGGATTTTTAAAGATTCTTCCAGCCGGACAAGAGAAAAGATAAGCTACTTCCCGAAAGTCTATTACCGCATGAAAAACGGTCTGATTCAGATACGTGTAGAAATTACGCTGGGCAAGTATCAGGAACAGCTCCTGCATTTGGAGAAAAAGCTGGAGAGCGGCTTATATTGTGAGCTGACCGAAAAGGAGCTGAAAGATTCCTATGTGGAATATACCCTGCTTTATGACATGATTGCCAATCGTATTTCCATTGACGAGGTACAGGCAAAAAGCGGAAAGCTACGCCTTATGAAAAATATATGGTGGGAATATGACAAGCTCCCTCATATGTTAATTGCCGGTGGTACAGGCGGCGGTAAAACCTATTTTATCCTGACACTGATTGAAGCCCTGCTCCGTACAAATGCAAAGCTGTATATCCTTGACCCGAAAAATGCCGATCTTGCCGACTTAGGCTCTGTTATGAAAGAGGTGTATTTTCAAAAGGAAGATATCCTTTCCTGCATTGACAGATTCTATGAAGAAATGGTGAAGCGAAGCCTCGCCATGAAAGAAATGGAAAACTATAAAACAGGCGAAAATTATTCCTACTTGGGGCTTCCGGCTCATTTCCTGATTTTTGATGAATATGTCGCTTTTATGGAAATGCTGGGAACAAAGGAGAATACTGCCGTCTTAAATAAATTAAAGCAGATTGTCATGTTAGGTCGTCAGGCAGGATTTTTCCTAATATTAGCCTGTCAAAGACCGGACGCAAAATACCTTGGCGACGGAATCCGTGACCAGTTTCATTTCAGAGTAGCTTTAGGTCGTATGTCTGAAATGGGATACGGCATGATGTTTGGAAGTGATGTGCAAAAGGATTTCTTCTCAAAACAAATCAAAGGGCGTGGCTATGTTGATGTGGGAACAAGCGTCATATCTGAATTTTATACGCCCCTTGTTCCCAAAGGACATGATTTTTTAGAGGAGATACGGAAACTCACAGACGGCAGGCAGGACGCACAAAAGGCGTGCGAAGCGTAA
- a CDS encoding DUF961 domain-containing protein, protein MRLANGIVLEKEATFGELKFSALRREVRIQKEDGTLSEEIKERTYDLKSKGQGRMIQVSIPASVPLKEFDYNAHVELINPVADTVATATFQGAEVDWYIKADDIVPAKDSGNFKREAPKKEPISEK, encoded by the coding sequence ATGAGATTAGCAAACGGTATCGTCTTAGAAAAGGAAGCGACATTTGGAGAGTTGAAATTCTCCGCACTTCGCCGTGAGGTACGCATTCAAAAGGAAGATGGCACGCTTTCGGAAGAAATTAAGGAGCGTACCTATGACCTCAAATCCAAAGGACAGGGACGAATGATTCAGGTGAGCATTCCTGCAAGCGTTCCGCTGAAAGAATTTGACTATAACGCACATGTAGAGCTTATCAATCCGGTAGCCGATACGGTAGCGACCGCAACCTTTCAGGGAGCAGAGGTGGACTGGTATATCAAGGCAGATGATATTGTGCCGGCGAAGGATTCAGGAAATTTCAAGAGGGAAGCTCCTAAAAAAGAACCCATATCTGAAAAGTAA
- a CDS encoding DUF961 domain-containing protein, which translates to MELKFVIPNMEKTFGNLEFAGEDKVIQRRINGQLTVLSRSYNLYSDVQRADDIIVILPAEAGEKNFAFEEKVKLIHPRIRAEGYKIGTRGFTNYILEADDMIKA; encoded by the coding sequence ATGGAACTAAAATTTGTTATTCCCAACATGGAAAAGACTTTTGGAAACTTAGAATTTGCCGGTGAGGATAAAGTCATACAAAGAAGAATCAACGGACAGCTTACGGTCTTATCAAGAAGCTACAACCTCTATTCCGATGTGCAGAGAGCAGACGATATTATCGTGATACTTCCGGCAGAAGCAGGCGAAAAGAACTTTGCCTTTGAGGAAAAAGTAAAACTCATCCATCCCCGTATCAGAGCAGAGGGATATAAAATCGGCACACGAGGATTTACCAATTACATTCTGGAAGCCGACGACATGATAAAGGCATAG
- a CDS encoding methyl-accepting chemotaxis protein: MKKGKNGSIGVRLSIIVAVALTVILGLKTVYDAVNSYRTEMSANEKIEMEKTRKLAREAEAVFASMYQSMSDVYIMVDECLNLPVQDRKRDFIISCLSEITQKNAEVDGLGVMFEPNKFDGKDNTYGRFTVYAELADGNIKLLDLQPDGRDWYNRPMREKKVIILPPYDYEGQLLTSMATPIIRNGEAIGVVSVIINLNNLQNRINAIEGNSADSAKLIIANDGTMVANSVDAGMNAQNLLVKSPEIREYIQQISNYQEVNTEKESTVTGVYSKIIAVPINIQGVADNWMYQSVNTMSSFTKNAKHSLWVAIGVNLGVIVLMIVLIYFLIRKMIGIPVGLTQKAMGKMAEYDFDLSAEHDLAAKYRSNNDEIGAMLRSIETMTTNLRTLIGSISANTQNVAATAEELTATAENTAGSAGEVATAVNNIAQGATAQAEDTQSASQSVETSNHLLTEMIQILQELSAATDTIDRKKEEGNKSLAELAQASEENKKVSHQISDVIMENSKSAEKISAASDMIQAISDQTNLLALNAAIEAARAGEAGKGFAVVAEEIRKLAEQSAGFTEEIRKVIEELKSKSESAVGIMKSVENVIANQDEKMAETGDRFSEISQAVESSKQIVANINASSQRMEAENQNVVRVVESLSAIAEENAATTEEAAAAVDSQTQSIHNISSASENLSTIAVELQDEVSKFKF, encoded by the coding sequence ATGAAAAAAGGAAAAAATGGTTCGATTGGTGTAAGATTAAGCATTATAGTAGCGGTGGCGTTGACGGTTATTTTGGGCTTAAAGACGGTATATGATGCCGTCAATTCCTACAGGACGGAAATGAGCGCCAATGAAAAGATTGAGATGGAGAAGACCAGAAAGCTGGCGCGGGAGGCGGAGGCAGTTTTTGCGTCCATGTATCAAAGTATGAGCGATGTTTATATTATGGTAGATGAATGCTTGAATTTGCCGGTTCAGGATAGAAAGCGAGATTTTATTATCAGCTGTCTGTCGGAGATTACCCAAAAAAATGCGGAAGTCGATGGCTTGGGCGTGATGTTTGAACCGAATAAGTTTGACGGCAAGGATAATACCTACGGCCGGTTTACGGTATATGCTGAATTAGCTGACGGCAACATCAAACTGTTGGACCTTCAACCGGACGGACGTGATTGGTACAATCGGCCGATGAGGGAGAAGAAGGTTATTATTTTGCCGCCGTATGATTACGAGGGACAGCTGCTGACGAGCATGGCTACGCCGATTATCCGCAACGGCGAGGCCATTGGCGTAGTTAGTGTTATTATTAATTTAAACAATTTGCAAAACAGAATCAATGCAATTGAAGGCAATTCGGCCGACAGCGCCAAGCTGATTATTGCCAATGACGGCACGATGGTAGCCAATTCCGTAGATGCCGGTATGAACGCGCAAAACCTGTTGGTCAAATCACCGGAGATCAGAGAATATATCCAGCAGATATCGAATTATCAGGAAGTGAATACGGAAAAGGAATCAACGGTGACGGGAGTTTACTCTAAGATTATTGCCGTGCCGATCAATATTCAGGGGGTGGCTGATAATTGGATGTATCAATCCGTCAACACCATGAGCAGCTTTACCAAGAATGCCAAACACAGTCTGTGGGTGGCGATTGGCGTCAATCTGGGCGTGATTGTGCTGATGATTGTGTTGATATACTTTTTAATTAGAAAAATGATTGGGATTCCGGTTGGGCTGACACAAAAAGCGATGGGAAAAATGGCGGAATATGATTTTGACCTGTCGGCCGAGCATGATTTGGCGGCTAAGTATCGCAGCAACAATGATGAAATTGGTGCGATGCTGCGCAGTATAGAAACGATGACGACAAACCTTAGGACGTTAATTGGATCCATTTCTGCCAATACGCAAAACGTAGCGGCGACAGCGGAAGAATTGACGGCCACAGCCGAAAATACTGCCGGCTCGGCCGGTGAAGTGGCGACGGCGGTTAACAATATCGCTCAGGGGGCAACAGCACAGGCCGAGGATACGCAAAGTGCCTCCCAAAGCGTGGAAACATCAAATCATCTGCTGACGGAAATGATTCAGATTTTGCAGGAATTATCGGCGGCGACCGACACGATTGACCGGAAAAAAGAAGAGGGAAATAAGAGTTTAGCTGAATTGGCGCAGGCTTCCGAGGAAAATAAAAAGGTATCGCATCAAATCAGCGATGTCATTATGGAAAACAGCAAGAGTGCTGAAAAAATCTCGGCAGCCAGCGATATGATTCAGGCAATTTCCGATCAGACCAATTTACTGGCGCTAAATGCGGCAATTGAAGCAGCCAGAGCCGGAGAGGCCGGCAAGGGCTTTGCCGTGGTAGCTGAGGAGATTCGGAAGTTAGCTGAGCAGTCAGCCGGATTTACCGAAGAGATCCGCAAGGTGATTGAGGAGCTAAAGAGTAAATCCGAAAGTGCGGTGGGGATTATGAAGTCAGTTGAAAATGTGATTGCCAATCAGGACGAGAAAATGGCGGAAACCGGCGATAGGTTCAGCGAGATTTCGCAGGCGGTCGAAAGCAGCAAGCAGATTGTGGCTAATATCAATGCTTCTTCGCAGCGGATGGAAGCGGAAAATCAAAACGTAGTCAGAGTAGTCGAAAGCCTGTCGGCGATTGCCGAGGAAAACGCGGCGACGACCGAGGAAGCGGCGGCGGCGGTGGATTCACAGACTCAGTCGATTCACAATATTTCCAGCGCCAGCGAAAATCTGTCTACGATTGCGGTCGAGCTTCAGGACGAGGTTTCCAAGTTTAAGTTCTAA
- a CDS encoding glutamine--tRNA ligase (catalyzes a two-step reaction, first charging a glutamine molecule by linking its carboxyl group to the alpha-phosphate of ATP, followed by transfer of the aminoacyl-adenylate to its tRNA), with amino-acid sequence MEESKNFIEHIIDADLASGRVKEVVTRFPPEPNGFLHIGHCKAIITNYNMAKKYNGKFNLRFDDTDPSKEKMEYVESIKEDLHWLGADYGDREYKASSYFDALYEAALRLIKKGVAYVDDLSPEQIKEYRGTLTEPGKNSPCRNRSIEENLELFERMRQGEFPDGAKVLRAKVDMASPNMNMRDPAIYRILHKDHYATGDKWKIYPLYDFAHPIEDAVEGVTHSLCGLEFEDHRPIYNWFLEQLEWPNAPQQIEFAELALTNTVLGKRRIRPLVEAGVIDGWDDPRLATIKGLRRRGYTKESLYSFFEMTGLSKSKSLVDISMLEHALREDLKLKTPRLMAVLDPIKVVITNWEKGRVEWLDAPNNLENEALGQRKVPFTGELYIEAEDFMEEAPNKKYKRLVKGDEVRLMYAYFIRCNEVVRDEAGNIVELRCTYDPETKSGSGFEGRKPRGTIHWVSMTEGVEVEIRQYGYLFETTEEGEPKINENSLTVFPHAKMEPYIKQLKKEDKMQLIRLGYYNVDPKDSSQERMILNEAVSLKSSYK; translated from the coding sequence ATGGAAGAATCCAAAAACTTTATCGAGCATATTATTGACGCCGATTTGGCGAGCGGCAGGGTGAAAGAGGTGGTTACCCGCTTTCCGCCGGAGCCGAACGGCTTTCTGCATATCGGCCACTGCAAAGCAATCATCACCAATTACAATATGGCCAAAAAGTATAACGGCAAGTTTAATCTGCGCTTTGACGATACGGATCCTTCCAAGGAAAAGATGGAATATGTCGAAAGCATCAAAGAAGATCTGCACTGGCTGGGAGCCGATTACGGCGACCGGGAGTACAAGGCATCATCGTATTTTGATGCGCTGTACGAGGCGGCGCTGCGCCTGATAAAAAAAGGCGTTGCCTATGTCGATGACCTTTCGCCGGAGCAGATTAAGGAATACCGGGGCACATTGACCGAGCCCGGTAAAAACAGTCCCTGCCGCAATCGGTCGATTGAGGAAAACTTAGAATTATTTGAAAGAATGCGTCAGGGCGAGTTCCCGGATGGGGCAAAAGTGCTGCGGGCCAAAGTTGATATGGCTTCGCCCAATATGAATATGCGTGACCCGGCAATTTACCGGATTTTGCACAAAGACCATTATGCTACCGGCGATAAATGGAAGATTTATCCGCTGTATGACTTTGCCCATCCGATTGAGGACGCGGTTGAGGGGGTTACCCATTCCCTGTGTGGCTTGGAATTTGAAGATCACCGGCCGATTTACAACTGGTTCTTAGAGCAGCTGGAGTGGCCGAATGCGCCGCAGCAAATTGAGTTTGCGGAGTTGGCGCTGACCAATACGGTTCTGGGCAAGCGCCGGATTCGGCCTTTGGTGGAGGCCGGTGTCATTGACGGCTGGGATGATCCGCGTCTGGCAACGATTAAGGGTCTGCGCCGCCGGGGTTATACCAAAGAATCGCTGTACAGCTTTTTTGAAATGACCGGACTTTCTAAGAGCAAGAGCTTAGTTGATATTTCCATGCTTGAGCATGCTCTGCGGGAAGATTTGAAGTTAAAAACACCGCGTCTGATGGCAGTGCTTGACCCGATTAAGGTAGTGATTACCAACTGGGAAAAGGGCCGGGTGGAATGGCTGGATGCGCCGAATAATTTGGAAAATGAAGCGCTGGGGCAAAGAAAAGTTCCGTTTACCGGTGAACTTTACATTGAAGCCGAGGACTTTATGGAAGAAGCGCCCAATAAGAAATACAAGCGCTTGGTCAAAGGCGATGAGGTCCGGCTGATGTATGCTTATTTTATTCGCTGTAATGAAGTGGTGCGTGATGAAGCCGGCAATATTGTTGAGCTGCGCTGTACCTATGATCCGGAAACCAAAAGCGGAAGCGGCTTTGAGGGACGAAAGCCGCGTGGTACGATTCATTGGGTTTCGATGACGGAGGGCGTGGAGGTAGAAATCCGGCAGTACGGTTACTTATTTGAAACAACTGAAGAAGGCGAGCCGAAAATCAATGAAAATTCATTGACCGTTTTCCCGCATGCCAAGATGGAGCCGTATATTAAGCAGTTGAAAAAAGAAGATAAGATGCAGTTGATTCGCTTGGGCTATTATAATGTCGATCCTAAGGACAGCAGCCAGGAGCGAATGATATTAAATGAAGCGGTTTCTTTAAAATCATCTTATAAATAA
- a CDS encoding co-chaperone GroES, with the protein MNLKPLTDRVVLKQVEAEETTASGIILTGDAKEKPQEAIVLAVGPGGIVDGKEVKMEVKVNDRVIYSKYAGTDVKIKGEELKIVRQSDILAIVEG; encoded by the coding sequence ATGAATTTAAAGCCACTTACAGACAGAGTTGTATTAAAGCAAGTTGAAGCCGAAGAAACTACGGCATCCGGTATTATTTTAACAGGCGATGCCAAAGAAAAACCGCAGGAAGCGATTGTTTTGGCAGTCGGCCCCGGCGGAATCGTTGACGGCAAGGAAGTAAAAATGGAAGTGAAAGTCAATGACCGGGTTATTTATTCCAAATATGCCGGAACGGATGTCAAGATCAAAGGCGAGGAATTAAAAATTGTTCGGCAGTCCGATATTTTAGCGATTGTGGAAGGCTAA